A portion of the Streptomyces sp. NBC_01335 genome contains these proteins:
- a CDS encoding TetR/AcrR family transcriptional regulator C-terminal domain-containing protein: MGTTKIDRAKVAETALRLLNETGLDGLTLRAIAKELDVQAPALYWHFKNKQELLDEMATAMYRRMLVEETADLAGRNWRERIIASQTALRTALLRYRDGAKVFSGARFTGIEHAPGMEAHLRVMVDAGFDLRQAVRAAATVNAYTMGFVTEEQGVQPMPDERRDGYDVSERAARMADFPLVAAAGSELFTAYDELFADGLQILVAGIGARYGVE; the protein is encoded by the coding sequence ATGGGCACGACGAAGATCGACCGGGCGAAGGTCGCGGAGACCGCGCTGCGGCTGCTGAACGAGACGGGACTCGACGGACTGACCCTGCGCGCCATCGCCAAGGAGCTGGACGTCCAGGCCCCCGCCCTCTACTGGCACTTCAAGAACAAGCAGGAACTCCTCGACGAGATGGCCACGGCGATGTACCGCCGGATGCTGGTCGAGGAGACGGCGGACCTCGCCGGCCGGAACTGGCGGGAGCGGATCATCGCCTCGCAGACCGCCCTGCGGACCGCCCTGCTGCGTTACCGCGACGGCGCGAAGGTCTTCAGCGGGGCACGCTTCACCGGCATCGAGCACGCACCGGGCATGGAGGCGCACCTGCGCGTGATGGTCGACGCCGGATTCGACCTGCGGCAGGCCGTACGCGCCGCCGCCACCGTCAACGCCTACACGATGGGGTTCGTCACCGAGGAGCAGGGCGTCCAGCCCATGCCCGACGAACGCCGCGACGGCTACGACGTGTCCGAGCGGGCCGCGCGGATGGCGGACTTCCCGCTGGTCGCCGCAGCGGGCTCCGAACTCTTCACCGCATACGACGAGTTGTTCGCGGACGGGCTCCAGATCCTCGTCGCGGGGATCGGCGCGCGGTACGGCGTGGAGTGA
- a CDS encoding acyltransferase family protein produces MTLTPADADHTSRAPSIPFPSLPAETGPLSPAAESAGPAGSRPAPKVRLRALDGLRLVAALMVAGYHYGGRGGDITKAWGSSPHWQFPTAHNWFAYGCLGVQIFFVISGFVICMSGWGRPLASFFASRVSRLMPAYWVAVILVTAVMALPMVTYEAVSPSDGLLNMTLMQLPLGADRVLGVCWTLWAEIRFYALFALCVVLPGATRRRVVLFSAVWTIAAVMTDAADSKLLDVVLMPEYAPFFIGGVGLYLVHRDRRDALGWGIAGVSLLLGQHYAVADLWRPYSADAFSNRSALVIILIVTLGFAAVAAIAVGLLNWMNWKWLTVAGALTYPFYLVHEHLGWVVVTVLHRKLDVPSWATMALTTVCMLVLAWVIHRLIERPFTPKLRKVLLTKL; encoded by the coding sequence TTGACCCTGACCCCCGCGGACGCGGATCACACCTCCCGCGCCCCCTCGATACCCTTCCCGTCGCTCCCCGCCGAGACCGGTCCGCTGTCGCCGGCGGCGGAGTCCGCGGGGCCCGCCGGCTCCCGGCCCGCACCGAAGGTCCGGCTGCGCGCCCTGGACGGGCTGCGCCTGGTGGCCGCGCTGATGGTCGCGGGCTACCACTACGGCGGGCGCGGCGGTGACATCACCAAGGCCTGGGGCAGTTCGCCGCACTGGCAGTTCCCCACCGCGCACAACTGGTTCGCCTACGGCTGCCTCGGTGTGCAGATCTTCTTCGTGATCAGCGGGTTCGTGATCTGCATGAGCGGCTGGGGACGGCCGCTCGCCTCGTTCTTCGCGTCCCGCGTCTCCCGCCTGATGCCGGCCTACTGGGTCGCCGTGATCCTGGTGACGGCCGTCATGGCGCTGCCGATGGTGACGTACGAGGCCGTCTCCCCCAGCGACGGCCTGCTCAACATGACGCTGATGCAGCTGCCGCTCGGCGCGGACCGGGTGCTCGGCGTGTGCTGGACCCTCTGGGCGGAGATCCGCTTCTACGCGCTGTTCGCGCTCTGCGTCGTCCTGCCCGGGGCCACCCGGCGCCGGGTTGTGCTCTTCAGCGCGGTGTGGACGATCGCCGCGGTGATGACGGACGCGGCCGACAGCAAGCTCCTCGACGTGGTGCTGATGCCGGAGTACGCCCCGTTCTTCATCGGCGGCGTGGGCCTCTACCTCGTCCACCGCGACCGCCGGGACGCCCTGGGCTGGGGCATCGCGGGCGTGAGCCTGCTGCTCGGCCAGCACTACGCGGTGGCCGACCTCTGGCGCCCGTACAGCGCCGACGCCTTCTCCAACCGGTCGGCGCTGGTCATCATCCTGATCGTCACCCTCGGCTTCGCCGCCGTGGCGGCCATCGCGGTGGGCCTGCTGAACTGGATGAACTGGAAGTGGCTGACCGTGGCGGGCGCGTTGACGTACCCGTTCTACCTGGTCCACGAGCACCTGGGCTGGGTGGTGGTGACCGTGCTCCACCGCAAGCTCGACGTTCCGTCCTGGGCCACGATGGCGCTGACCACGGTCTGCATGCTCGTCCTGGCGTGGGTGATCCACCGCCTGATCGAGCGGCCGTTCACCCCGAAGCTGCGCAAGGTGCTGCTGACGAAGCTGTAG
- a CDS encoding alpha-2,8-polysialyltransferase family protein encodes MTTQIFCASTLYGVATLAAALDADRFTPVDRRILLVSNNAANPEVSTPLDRMPGFERLRDRFDEVLSWNEAIEPFHPGGWSPRPDDIPLWERHLRLLWKLGDDDVELAVESIQVNPALAVCQIFSVAPVDVYADGLMSYGPTRFKIDPLVGTRVRRLLHLDLVPGLEPLLLTEFGVEPEIVPAADFLKVLGTVGAADAELPALPSDCALLLGQYLSALSILTPEEEEDLHVRMLRGAVGRGHRAVVFKPHPTAPARYGRALEEEAERLGAELTVLDVPVLAEVLFERVRPALVVGCFSTALFTAKTFYGLTTARTGTELLLERLAPYQNSNRIPVTLADALLPDVEDTASPTAGPPAGDGEQSGSEVFGLTRAVGFAMQPEIYAELRPQAEAYLSAHLKRETSRYFKRRRLTALALPGGVPSQLAFLPRNTTVRRMAKRARALRRGARR; translated from the coding sequence ATGACCACCCAGATCTTCTGCGCCTCCACGCTGTACGGAGTCGCCACCCTCGCCGCCGCCCTGGACGCCGACCGGTTCACCCCGGTGGACCGGCGCATCCTGCTGGTCTCCAACAACGCGGCCAACCCCGAGGTCAGCACCCCTCTCGACCGGATGCCGGGCTTCGAACGCCTGCGCGACCGCTTCGACGAGGTGCTCTCCTGGAACGAGGCGATCGAACCCTTCCACCCCGGCGGCTGGTCGCCGCGCCCGGACGACATCCCGCTGTGGGAACGCCATCTGCGGCTGCTGTGGAAGCTCGGTGACGACGACGTCGAGCTCGCCGTGGAGTCCATCCAGGTCAACCCGGCCCTCGCCGTCTGCCAGATCTTCTCCGTCGCTCCCGTCGACGTGTACGCGGACGGCCTGATGAGCTACGGACCCACCCGCTTCAAGATCGATCCGCTGGTCGGCACCCGGGTCCGCCGGCTGCTCCACCTGGACCTGGTGCCCGGTCTGGAGCCGCTGCTGCTGACGGAGTTCGGCGTCGAGCCGGAGATCGTCCCGGCGGCGGACTTCCTGAAGGTCCTCGGCACGGTCGGCGCCGCCGACGCGGAGCTGCCCGCGCTTCCCTCCGACTGCGCCCTGCTGCTCGGCCAGTACCTGTCGGCGCTCTCCATCCTCACGCCCGAGGAGGAGGAGGACCTGCACGTGCGGATGTTGCGGGGCGCCGTCGGGCGGGGCCACCGCGCGGTGGTCTTCAAGCCACATCCGACCGCGCCCGCACGCTACGGCCGGGCGCTGGAGGAGGAGGCCGAGCGGCTCGGGGCGGAACTGACCGTCCTGGACGTCCCCGTCCTCGCCGAGGTGCTCTTCGAACGGGTCCGTCCGGCCCTGGTGGTGGGCTGCTTCTCGACCGCCCTGTTCACCGCGAAGACCTTCTACGGCCTGACCACCGCCCGCACCGGCACCGAACTGCTGCTGGAACGCCTCGCGCCGTACCAGAACAGCAACCGCATCCCGGTCACCCTGGCGGACGCGCTGCTGCCCGACGTCGAGGACACCGCGTCCCCGACGGCCGGCCCTCCCGCCGGGGACGGGGAGCAGAGCGGATCCGAGGTCTTCGGGCTGACCCGCGCGGTGGGCTTCGCCATGCAGCCGGAGATCTACGCCGAGTTGCGTCCCCAGGCTGAGGCCTATCTCTCTGCCCACCTGAAGCGGGAGACCTCGCGGTACTTCAAGCGCCGCCGTCTGACCGCACTCGCCCTGCCGGGCGGCGTGCCGTCCCAACTGGCCTTCCTGCCCCGCAACACGACGGTGCGGCGCATGGCGAAGCGGGCGCGCGCGCTGCGACGGGGCGCGCGCCGCTGA
- a CDS encoding glycosyltransferase family 2 protein — MVKLSVILPFFNVQRYAPEALKSLRANARDDFEFILVDDCSSDGTREILERAAEDLPGAVLIRREESGVSAARNTGIDAARGEYLTFLDGDDWVAPGYFARLVSSIEELGCDFVRTDHVRCTGTERVVHRVPYGRRDTVLSPRDVILPGNRSTPVDYPYSWAGVYHRRLVERGLLHFPENLHTAEDRPWIWRLHREAESFAVAGRLLGIFYRRGVTSSLTQIGDVRQLDFIPAFDQVVAETQADRDAALFLPKAVRTYCAIIAHHLNTIEKFEPAVARKLRSMSAAALRRLPQDVLDEALDSMDLERSSRLRRLRRRPAPLSEAAPA, encoded by the coding sequence GTGGTCAAGCTCTCCGTCATCCTGCCCTTCTTCAATGTGCAGCGATATGCCCCCGAAGCCCTGAAGAGTCTGCGCGCGAACGCGCGTGACGACTTCGAATTCATCCTCGTCGACGACTGTTCGAGCGACGGGACGCGCGAAATCCTGGAACGCGCCGCGGAAGACCTGCCGGGCGCCGTCCTCATCCGGCGCGAGGAGAGCGGGGTGTCCGCCGCGCGCAATACCGGGATCGACGCCGCGCGCGGCGAATACCTCACTTTCCTCGACGGCGACGACTGGGTGGCGCCCGGCTATTTCGCGCGGCTCGTGTCGTCCATCGAGGAACTGGGATGCGATTTCGTGCGCACCGATCACGTCCGGTGCACGGGCACCGAACGTGTCGTCCACCGGGTTCCGTACGGCAGGCGGGACACCGTCCTCTCGCCGCGCGACGTGATTCTGCCGGGCAACCGTTCGACGCCGGTCGACTATCCGTACTCGTGGGCGGGCGTCTATCACCGCCGGCTCGTCGAGCGGGGCCTCCTGCACTTTCCCGAGAACCTGCACACCGCCGAGGACCGGCCGTGGATCTGGCGGCTGCACCGGGAGGCCGAGTCCTTCGCGGTGGCCGGCCGGCTGCTCGGCATCTTCTACCGGCGCGGGGTCACCTCGTCGCTCACCCAGATCGGCGATGTCCGCCAGCTCGACTTCATCCCCGCGTTCGACCAGGTCGTGGCGGAGACGCAGGCGGACCGGGATGCCGCGCTGTTCCTCCCGAAGGCCGTCCGCACGTACTGCGCGATCATCGCGCACCACCTGAACACCATCGAAAAGTTCGAGCCGGCGGTCGCGCGCAAGCTGCGGTCCATGAGCGCGGCGGCCCTGCGCCGGCTGCCCCAGGACGTCCTCGACGAAGCACTCGACTCGATGGACCTGGAGCGCTCGTCCCGGCTGCGCCGGCTCCGCCGCCGGCCCGCCCCCCTCTCGGAGGCCGCACCCGCATGA
- a CDS encoding DUF6716 putative glycosyltransferase translates to MPPRTNDQAEPAEAATHPAALRVAVLADSDTRWKWGALTARRLTAAGGTSVTERPVEISGLLLRGRATPTARQLAEVGDVGVDAGRVREVTAVEFLHTVREEAYDVVVLALVGGGVQAMLHGLAALGLPRRPVVVTGYVGVVYEKLADGLLLRHGADVVLANSAHDAERFRAVYEGVGADASAVTEAALPFLGGAPHTPEPGRDTVVFAAQPSVPASRADRTYLLRRLVEHARKHPGREVLLKLRSKPGEHTTHIEELPYQRLAERLVGGLPPNFRLVYGHMGEVLDRTDLLVTVSSTAALESLHRSIPTAILSDLGVRETLGNHHFVGSGLITSWDRLDDGLHPVPDPEWLAGQGVAADGTYATAYDGARDRVGALLAAGELPPLTPYYTPATAPGYLPGILARHHLGPDGRPLPGAAAPVATGRIRGAVRETVRNAARGAYRQGVQRVAPVIRRMGEL, encoded by the coding sequence GTGCCCCCACGTACCAATGACCAGGCCGAACCCGCCGAAGCCGCCACGCACCCCGCGGCGCTCCGGGTGGCCGTCCTCGCCGACTCCGACACCCGGTGGAAATGGGGCGCGCTCACCGCGCGCCGTCTGACCGCCGCGGGCGGCACCTCCGTCACGGAGCGTCCGGTCGAGATCAGCGGGCTCCTGCTGCGCGGCCGGGCCACCCCCACCGCGCGCCAGCTCGCCGAGGTCGGCGACGTGGGCGTCGACGCCGGACGGGTCCGCGAGGTCACCGCCGTCGAGTTCCTGCACACCGTGCGGGAAGAGGCGTACGACGTCGTCGTGCTCGCCCTCGTCGGCGGCGGCGTCCAGGCGATGCTGCACGGTCTCGCCGCCCTCGGCCTGCCCCGCAGGCCCGTGGTCGTCACCGGCTACGTCGGGGTCGTGTACGAGAAGCTCGCCGACGGGCTCCTGCTCCGCCACGGCGCCGACGTCGTCCTCGCCAACTCGGCCCACGACGCGGAACGCTTCCGCGCCGTGTACGAAGGGGTCGGCGCCGACGCGAGCGCCGTCACCGAGGCGGCCCTGCCGTTCCTCGGCGGCGCCCCGCACACCCCCGAACCCGGCCGCGACACCGTCGTGTTCGCCGCACAGCCGTCCGTACCGGCGTCCCGCGCCGACCGTACGTACCTGCTGCGCAGGCTCGTCGAGCACGCCCGCAAGCACCCCGGCCGCGAGGTGCTGCTCAAGCTCCGCTCCAAGCCGGGCGAGCACACCACGCACATCGAGGAGCTGCCCTACCAGCGGCTCGCCGAGCGGCTGGTAGGCGGCCTGCCCCCCAACTTCCGCCTGGTGTACGGGCACATGGGCGAGGTCCTCGACCGTACCGACCTGCTCGTCACCGTCTCCTCCACCGCCGCGCTGGAATCGCTGCACCGGTCCATCCCGACCGCGATCCTCAGTGACCTCGGCGTCCGCGAGACGCTCGGCAACCACCACTTCGTCGGCTCCGGGCTCATCACCTCCTGGGACCGGCTCGACGACGGCCTGCACCCCGTCCCCGACCCCGAGTGGCTCGCGGGCCAGGGCGTCGCCGCCGACGGCACGTACGCCACCGCCTACGACGGCGCCCGCGACCGGGTCGGCGCCCTGCTCGCCGCCGGTGAACTGCCGCCGCTCACCCCCTACTACACCCCCGCCACCGCGCCGGGATACCTCCCCGGCATCCTCGCCCGCCACCACCTCGGCCCCGACGGCCGGCCGCTGCCCGGTGCGGCGGCCCCCGTCGCCACCGGCCGCATCAGGGGCGCGGTGCGCGAGACCGTCCGCAACGCGGCGCGCGGCGCCTACCGGCAGGGCGTCCAGCGCGTCGCCCCCGTGATCCGGCGGATGGGCGAACTGTGA
- a CDS encoding acylneuraminate cytidylyltransferase yields MTTPTVLAVIPARGGSKGVPAKNLARVGGVPLVSRAVRACLGSTEVTDVVVSTDDPAIAEAARIAGETAGAPGRVHVVRRPADISGDTATSEDAVLHALDAFEALGGRAADVVLLVQCTSPFVSREDVDQVARAVAREGADTAVTVAPFHGFVWRDGEAVEESSYGVNHDKSVRPRRQDRPQDLLETGAAYAMDVAGFRTHRHRFFGHTALVRTDPARVLEIDDPHDLARARALAPLLDPSPLPTLADVDAVVLDFDGTQTDDRVMVDQNGHETVSVHRGDGLGIAALRRAGLDVLILSTEQNPVVAARARKLQVPVLHGIDRKDLALKQWCDERGVSPDRVLYAGNDVNDLACFALAGWPVAVASAHDSVRTAARAVTETPGGQGAIREIAGWLLGPELTRTRADVGSVVAPATTVPATTTPTGTTSTVNTPTITTK; encoded by the coding sequence ATGACGACACCCACCGTCCTCGCGGTGATCCCCGCCCGGGGCGGATCCAAGGGCGTCCCCGCCAAGAACCTCGCCCGGGTGGGCGGCGTCCCCCTGGTGTCCCGCGCGGTCCGCGCCTGCCTCGGGTCCACCGAGGTCACGGACGTCGTCGTCTCCACCGACGACCCCGCGATCGCCGAAGCCGCCCGGATCGCCGGCGAGACGGCGGGCGCGCCCGGCCGGGTGCACGTCGTGCGGCGCCCCGCGGACATCTCCGGGGACACCGCGACGAGCGAGGACGCCGTCCTGCACGCGCTCGACGCCTTCGAGGCGCTCGGCGGCCGGGCCGCCGACGTGGTGCTGCTCGTCCAGTGCACCAGCCCGTTCGTCTCCCGCGAGGACGTCGACCAGGTGGCCCGCGCGGTCGCCCGCGAAGGCGCCGACACCGCCGTCACCGTCGCCCCGTTCCACGGCTTCGTGTGGCGCGACGGGGAAGCGGTCGAGGAGAGCAGCTACGGCGTCAACCACGACAAGTCCGTCCGCCCCCGCCGCCAGGACCGCCCGCAGGACCTCCTGGAGACCGGCGCCGCTTACGCCATGGACGTGGCCGGATTCCGCACGCACCGCCACCGCTTCTTCGGCCACACCGCGCTGGTCCGTACGGACCCGGCGCGCGTGCTGGAGATCGACGACCCGCACGACCTGGCCCGAGCCCGCGCGCTCGCCCCGCTCCTCGACCCGTCGCCGCTGCCGACCCTCGCGGACGTGGACGCCGTCGTGCTCGACTTCGACGGCACCCAGACCGACGACCGGGTCATGGTCGACCAGAACGGCCACGAGACGGTCTCCGTCCACCGCGGCGACGGCCTCGGCATCGCGGCCCTGCGCCGCGCCGGGCTGGACGTCCTCATCCTGTCGACCGAGCAGAACCCGGTCGTCGCCGCCCGCGCCCGCAAGCTCCAGGTCCCCGTGCTGCACGGCATCGACCGCAAGGACCTCGCACTCAAGCAGTGGTGCGACGAGCGGGGCGTCAGCCCCGACCGGGTCCTCTACGCCGGCAACGACGTCAACGACCTGGCCTGCTTCGCCCTGGCGGGCTGGCCGGTCGCGGTCGCGAGTGCCCACGACTCCGTACGGACCGCGGCCCGTGCCGTGACCGAGACCCCCGGCGGCCAGGGTGCGATCCGCGAGATCGCGGGCTGGCTCCTGGGCCCCGAACTGACCCGGACCCGGGCCGACGTCGGCTCTGTCGTCGCCCCCGCGACCACCGTCCCCGCGACCACCACCCCCACGGGCACCACCTCCACCGTCAACACCCCCACGATCACCACCAAGTAA
- a CDS encoding N-acetylneuraminate synthase family protein — protein MSDSRLRTFGSRTAGPGRPVYITGEIGINHNGELDNALALIDVAADAGCDAVKFQKRTPEICTPRDQWDIERDTPWGRMTYIDYRHRVEFGEAEYHAISEHCAKRGIDWFASPWDTEAVAFLEKFDVPAHKVASASLTDDELLRALRATGRTVILSTGMSTPKQIRHAVEVLGSDNILMCHATSTYPSVAEELNLRVINTLQAEYPNVPIGYSGHETGLQTTLAAVALGATFVERHITLDRAMWGSDQAASVEPQGLARLVRDIRTIEASLGDGVKKVYASELGPMKKLRRVAGVVAEAESATAAEPAAV, from the coding sequence ATGAGCGACTCCCGTCTGCGCACCTTCGGCTCCCGCACCGCCGGCCCCGGCCGGCCCGTGTACATCACCGGAGAGATCGGCATCAACCACAACGGCGAGCTGGACAACGCCCTCGCCCTGATCGACGTGGCCGCCGACGCGGGCTGCGACGCCGTCAAGTTCCAGAAGCGCACCCCGGAGATCTGCACCCCGCGCGACCAGTGGGACATCGAGCGCGACACCCCCTGGGGCCGGATGACGTACATCGACTACCGCCACCGCGTCGAGTTCGGCGAGGCCGAGTACCACGCCATCTCCGAGCACTGCGCCAAGCGCGGCATCGACTGGTTCGCCTCCCCGTGGGACACCGAGGCCGTCGCCTTCCTGGAGAAGTTCGACGTCCCCGCCCACAAGGTCGCCTCGGCCTCCCTCACCGACGACGAGCTGCTCCGCGCCCTGCGCGCCACCGGCCGCACCGTCATCCTCTCCACCGGCATGTCGACCCCGAAGCAGATCCGCCACGCGGTCGAGGTCCTCGGCAGCGACAACATCCTCATGTGCCACGCCACGTCGACGTACCCGTCGGTCGCCGAGGAGCTCAACCTCCGCGTCATCAACACGCTCCAGGCCGAGTACCCCAACGTCCCGATCGGCTACAGCGGCCACGAGACCGGCCTCCAGACCACGCTGGCCGCCGTCGCGCTGGGCGCCACCTTCGTCGAGCGCCACATCACCCTGGACCGCGCCATGTGGGGTTCCGACCAGGCCGCCTCCGTCGAGCCGCAGGGCCTGGCCCGCCTCGTCCGCGACATCCGCACCATCGAGGCGTCCCTCGGTGACGGCGTCAAGAAGGTCTACGCGTCGGAGCTCGGCCCGATGAAGAAGCTCCGCCGCGTCGCGGGCGTCGTCGCCGAGGCCGAGAGCGCGACGGCCGCCGAGCCGGCCGCGGTCTGA
- a CDS encoding amidohydrolase, translating to MKSRASLVHADGEPAGGSPVRAASLPGTLSEELRAELIAFRRDLHMHPELGNQEFRTTAAIKARLEQAGLAPRVLATGTGLMCDVGRWDGETPMLALRADIDALPIPDVKTGVPYRSTVPDRAHACGHDVHTTTVLGAGLVLAELDRRGELPHAVRLIFQPAEEVLPGGAPDAIESGVLEGVGRIVGVHCDPKVDVGKIGLRIGAITSACDRLEVTLDGAGGHTARPHLTTDLVTAAARVAVDVPALLARRVDARSGLAVTWGRLHTGHTCNVIPQHAELSGTVRCLDLKAWRDAPDLVHAAVDEIATTHGAKTVINYVRGVPPVVNDAASIGLLDAAMTERRGPYAIEDTEQSLGGEDFSWYLEHVPGAMARLGVRAHGDTRGLDLHRGDFDVDEEAITVGVELFTAAALLNGAR from the coding sequence TTGAAGTCCCGCGCGTCCCTCGTCCACGCCGACGGTGAACCGGCCGGTGGCTCACCGGTACGGGCAGCCTCTCTGCCCGGCACGCTCTCCGAAGAGCTCCGGGCCGAGCTGATCGCCTTCCGCCGCGATCTCCACATGCATCCCGAGCTCGGCAACCAGGAGTTCCGCACCACCGCCGCCATCAAGGCGCGGCTGGAGCAGGCCGGGCTCGCCCCCCGTGTGCTCGCCACCGGCACGGGACTGATGTGCGACGTCGGGCGGTGGGACGGCGAGACGCCGATGCTGGCCCTGCGCGCGGACATCGACGCACTGCCCATCCCGGACGTCAAGACGGGCGTCCCCTACCGCTCCACCGTCCCCGACCGGGCGCACGCCTGCGGCCACGACGTGCACACCACCACCGTCCTCGGTGCCGGTCTGGTCCTCGCCGAGCTCGACCGCCGGGGCGAACTCCCGCACGCGGTCCGGCTGATCTTCCAGCCCGCCGAGGAGGTGCTGCCCGGCGGCGCCCCCGACGCCATCGAGTCCGGGGTGCTGGAGGGCGTCGGCCGGATCGTCGGCGTGCACTGCGACCCCAAGGTGGACGTCGGCAAGATCGGGCTGCGGATCGGGGCCATCACCTCCGCCTGCGACCGGCTGGAAGTCACCCTGGACGGCGCGGGCGGCCACACCGCCCGCCCGCACCTCACCACCGACCTGGTCACCGCCGCCGCCCGCGTCGCCGTGGACGTGCCCGCGCTGCTCGCCCGCCGGGTCGACGCCCGCTCCGGTCTCGCCGTCACCTGGGGCCGGCTGCACACCGGGCACACCTGCAACGTGATCCCGCAGCACGCGGAGCTCTCCGGGACGGTCCGCTGCCTCGACCTGAAGGCCTGGCGCGACGCCCCCGACCTGGTGCACGCGGCCGTCGACGAGATCGCGACGACGCACGGCGCCAAGACCGTCATCAACTACGTCCGGGGCGTGCCGCCCGTCGTCAACGACGCGGCCTCCATCGGGCTGCTGGACGCCGCGATGACCGAGCGCCGCGGACCGTACGCGATCGAGGACACCGAGCAGAGCCTCGGCGGCGAGGACTTCTCCTGGTACCTGGAGCACGTGCCGGGTGCCATGGCCCGCCTCGGCGTCCGGGCGCACGGCGACACCCGGGGCCTGGACCTGCACCGGGGCGACTTCGACGTGGACGAGGAGGCGATCACCGTCGGGGTCGAGCTCTTCACCGCCGCCGCCCTGCTCAACGGCGCGAGGTAG
- a CDS encoding BMP family lipoprotein, whose translation MRRITRIATVGIASAAFALSVTACGGKTSSEGSSSNSSSGSSSSGKTALAYDIGGRGDQSFNDAAYAGLEKATKELGFKGVEAEPSEGESDADKIQRLTELARGGNNPVIGVGFVYASAIAEVAAKFPNTTFGIIDDSSKPTKNTANLVFSEEQGSYLAGVAAAKVTKTNTVGFIGGVETPLIKKFEAGYVQGVKDTKAGVNVKVQYLTQPPDFTGFSKPDLGKAAAQGQLDAGADVIYSAAGLAGSGAIEVTSKAKKWSIGVDSDQYNQAGLADYKDYILTSVTKDVADSVFNLIKSVKDGKPETGEIRAGLDTDGVGLAASNPAFTKMTDVTAAIEKAKADIIAGKITVKTTP comes from the coding sequence GTGCGCCGGATCACCAGGATCGCCACCGTGGGCATTGCGTCCGCGGCTTTCGCGCTGTCCGTCACGGCTTGTGGCGGTAAGACGTCTTCCGAGGGCAGCAGCAGCAACAGCAGCAGCGGCTCGTCCTCCAGCGGCAAGACCGCCCTCGCCTACGACATCGGTGGCCGCGGCGACCAGTCGTTCAACGACGCCGCCTACGCGGGCCTGGAGAAGGCCACGAAGGAGCTCGGCTTCAAGGGCGTCGAGGCGGAGCCCTCCGAGGGCGAGAGCGACGCGGACAAGATCCAGCGCCTGACCGAGCTCGCGCGCGGCGGCAACAACCCGGTCATCGGTGTCGGCTTCGTCTACGCCAGCGCCATCGCCGAGGTCGCCGCGAAGTTCCCGAACACCACGTTCGGGATCATCGACGACAGCTCGAAGCCCACCAAGAACACCGCGAACCTGGTCTTCAGCGAGGAGCAGGGCTCCTACCTCGCCGGCGTCGCCGCCGCCAAGGTCACCAAGACGAACACGGTCGGCTTCATCGGTGGTGTCGAGACCCCGCTGATCAAGAAGTTCGAGGCCGGTTACGTCCAGGGCGTCAAGGACACCAAGGCGGGCGTCAACGTCAAGGTCCAGTACCTGACCCAGCCGCCGGACTTCACGGGCTTCTCCAAGCCGGACCTCGGCAAGGCCGCCGCGCAGGGCCAGCTCGACGCCGGCGCCGACGTGATCTACTCCGCCGCCGGCCTCGCCGGTTCCGGCGCGATCGAGGTCACCTCCAAGGCCAAGAAGTGGTCCATCGGCGTCGACTCCGACCAGTACAACCAGGCCGGCCTCGCCGACTACAAGGACTACATCCTGACGTCGGTCACCAAGGACGTCGCCGACTCGGTCTTCAACCTGATCAAGTCGGTCAAGGACGGCAAGCCGGAGACCGGTGAGATCCGCGCCGGCCTGGACACGGACGGCGTGGGCCTCGCGGCCTCCAACCCGGCCTTCACCAAGATGACGGACGTCACCGCGGCGATCGAGAAGGCCAAGGCCGACATCATCGCCGGCAAGATCACGGTCAAGACCACCCCGTAA